Proteins co-encoded in one Halococcoides cellulosivorans genomic window:
- a CDS encoding DUF1684 domain-containing protein: protein MTDDWRDEIEAQRDRKTEYFRDHPRSPAPDDFAGLDFYPIDADYRFDVVLDPYDDPETVAVETTADGEQRYRRVGSFTVEIDGETVTLDAFEPVSGEDRLWVPFRDATSGAETYGAGRYLDLEPESHETAAGWILDFNEAYNPTCAYNAGYECPLVPASNWLEVPIEAGEKDYPGDPADPMGHQH, encoded by the coding sequence ATGACCGACGATTGGCGCGACGAGATCGAGGCCCAGCGCGACCGCAAGACCGAGTACTTCCGCGACCATCCCCGGTCGCCTGCACCCGACGATTTCGCCGGCCTGGATTTCTACCCCATCGACGCCGACTACCGATTCGACGTGGTCCTCGATCCGTACGACGATCCCGAGACGGTCGCCGTCGAGACGACCGCCGACGGCGAGCAGCGCTATCGCCGCGTCGGGTCGTTCACGGTCGAGATCGACGGCGAGACGGTCACGCTGGACGCGTTCGAACCCGTCAGCGGTGAGGACCGACTGTGGGTCCCGTTTCGGGACGCGACCAGTGGGGCCGAAACCTACGGTGCGGGACGGTATCTCGACCTCGAACCGGAGAGCCACGAGACGGCAGCAGGCTGGATCCTGGATTTCAACGAGGCGTACAATCCGACGTGTGCGTACAATGCGGGCTACGAGTGCCCGCTCGTGCCCGCGTCGAACTGGCTGGAGGTGCCGATCGAGGCCGGCGAAAAGGACTATCCCGGTGACCCGGCCGATCCGATGGGCCACCAGCACTGA
- a CDS encoding peroxiredoxin — protein MENTYTPRPPMLGESFPEIEVQTTQGELTLPDAYAGEWFVAFSHPGDFTPVCTTEFVAFENRREEFEELGVNLIGLSVDRVHSHIEWLNWIEAELGVDIGFPVIADETGIVSAKLGMLHPETGTNTVRTVLIVDPEGTVRQMLQYPKEIGRNIDEILRSIRALQKSDDEGIATPADWPANETFGDSVLLPPPSSEAEAAARLDEADAEGYDARDWWFTLREN, from the coding sequence ATGGAGAATACCTACACGCCGCGCCCACCGATGCTGGGCGAGTCGTTTCCCGAGATCGAGGTCCAGACCACGCAGGGCGAACTGACGCTCCCCGATGCCTACGCGGGCGAGTGGTTCGTCGCGTTCAGCCATCCCGGTGACTTCACGCCAGTCTGTACGACGGAGTTCGTCGCCTTCGAGAACCGCCGCGAGGAGTTCGAGGAACTCGGCGTCAACCTGATCGGCCTCTCGGTCGACCGGGTGCACAGCCACATCGAGTGGCTGAACTGGATCGAGGCGGAACTCGGCGTCGACATCGGCTTTCCGGTCATCGCTGACGAGACGGGAATCGTCTCCGCGAAACTCGGCATGCTCCACCCCGAGACGGGGACGAACACCGTCCGGACCGTGCTGATCGTCGATCCCGAGGGGACGGTCCGCCAGATGTTGCAGTACCCCAAAGAGATCGGGCGGAACATCGACGAGATCCTCCGCTCGATTCGTGCACTCCAGAAATCCGACGACGAGGGTATCGCGACGCCCGCCGACTGGCCCGCAAACGAGACGTTCGGAGACAGCGTGCTCCTCCCGCCGCCGAGCAGCGAAGCCGAGGCCGCAGCGCGTCTCGACGAAGCCGACGCCGAGGGCTACGACGCCCGCGACTGGTGGTTCACGCTGCGCGAGAACTGA
- a CDS encoding nicotinate phosphoribosyltransferase yields the protein MTQGPFTVVDQDAIASGAATDAYFDRTERTLAHAGRNPHVVAEVNASQFPSGDWSVLAGLDDAAHLLEGLPIDVLAIPEGRLFDGGPVMRIEGRYASFARYETALLGFLSHASGMATRALEVRNAAPDSTVLSFGSRHVHPSLGAVVERSALIGGLDGISNVAAGAVIDREAGGTMPHALMICFGRGEQEAAWQAFDAAVDPDVPRVALSDTYSDEVDEAIRAAEAVDGLDSVRLDTTSSRRGDFERIVREVRWELDARGHDDVGIFVSGGLGPDELRALRAHVDGFGVGGYVSNADPLDFGLDIVAVEGEPAAKRGKLSGAKQVYRTPEGGHAITRAGAGDESAGEPLLEPLIEDGSVVREFDIDDAAARARDDGAAVGFGADL from the coding sequence ATGACCCAGGGTCCGTTCACCGTCGTCGATCAGGACGCCATTGCCTCCGGCGCGGCGACCGACGCGTACTTCGATCGCACCGAACGCACGCTCGCACACGCCGGACGGAATCCACACGTCGTCGCGGAGGTCAACGCCTCGCAGTTCCCCTCCGGCGACTGGTCGGTGCTCGCGGGTCTCGACGACGCCGCCCACCTCCTGGAGGGCCTGCCGATCGACGTGCTCGCGATCCCGGAAGGTCGTCTGTTCGACGGCGGGCCCGTCATGCGCATCGAGGGCCGATACGCCTCGTTCGCACGGTACGAGACCGCGCTACTCGGATTTCTCTCACACGCGTCCGGGATGGCGACGCGCGCGCTGGAGGTTCGAAACGCTGCCCCCGACTCGACGGTGCTGAGTTTCGGCTCTCGGCACGTCCACCCGAGTCTCGGTGCGGTCGTCGAGCGCTCGGCACTGATCGGTGGGCTGGACGGCATCTCGAACGTTGCGGCGGGCGCGGTGATCGATCGGGAGGCCGGCGGGACGATGCCCCACGCACTGATGATCTGTTTCGGGCGGGGCGAACAGGAGGCCGCCTGGCAGGCGTTCGACGCCGCCGTCGATCCGGACGTCCCTCGCGTTGCCCTGTCCGACACCTACAGCGACGAGGTCGACGAGGCGATCCGGGCCGCCGAAGCCGTCGACGGCCTCGACAGCGTTCGGCTGGACACGACGAGTTCGCGCCGTGGTGACTTCGAACGCATCGTCCGGGAGGTCCGCTGGGAACTCGACGCGCGCGGCCACGACGACGTCGGCATCTTCGTCTCGGGTGGGCTCGGCCCCGACGAGTTGCGAGCGCTCCGCGCGCACGTCGACGGGTTCGGCGTCGGTGGCTACGTCAGCAACGCCGACCCGCTGGATTTCGGCCTCGACATCGTCGCCGTCGAGGGCGAACCGGCGGCCAAGCGCGGCAAGCTCTCGGGCGCGAAGCAGGTGTATCGGACGCCCGAGGGTGGCCACGCGATCACGCGCGCGGGCGCCGGTGACGAGTCCGCGGGCGAACCGCTGCTCGAACCGCTGATCGAGGACGGATCGGTCGTCCGTGAGTTCGACATCGACGACGCGGCCGCCCGGGCCCGCGACGACGGCGCAGCCGTCGGATTCGGAGCGGATTTGTAA
- a CDS encoding Hvo_1808 family surface protein yields the protein MHSVRVIAGLALAVLAIAALSGVVTAAPPDPAGDPIGWEDGVWYNESIDVDANDGLDADEREAVVARTMARVEVIRGVEFESRPPVRVITRDEHAADVSSGYANVSREERLLDNVAAESLFLVGESTDVAAIQERHSTGNVQGYYAPSDEAITLVSENATHPKIDEITLSQELYHALQDQQFDIPQPENRTTEAVNARNGIVEGDGNYVDHLYERRCTQDWADTCLQPDDRGSSANSSSEPHIGLFQIQYMPYSSGPAFVRHLRETEGWDAVDAVYDDPPDSTEQIIHPEAYGTDDPTTVTIEDRSNDSWDRLNRTDAPNDDSFGEAGWFVAMWYPSYETDGERSVIPRSDHLRYNDSTGQVDALAPYAYDHRYTAGWDGDRMVPYVTDESAATNETGYVVETVWDSPEEAREFHEGYRQLLGVRDAQAVVGYENVYRVVEGPFADAFAVERDGATVRIVNAPSIDALDAVHAGSVREVPTTGTAERGDLEPITRESTGFGPGPGPVLALVIATVTLVGLTWWRRA from the coding sequence ATGCACAGCGTTCGGGTGATCGCCGGACTGGCACTGGCGGTCCTCGCGATCGCCGCGCTCTCGGGTGTCGTCACGGCGGCACCCCCGGACCCGGCCGGCGACCCTATCGGCTGGGAGGACGGCGTCTGGTACAACGAATCGATCGATGTCGACGCGAACGACGGCCTCGACGCCGACGAGCGCGAGGCGGTCGTCGCTCGCACGATGGCGCGCGTCGAGGTGATCCGTGGCGTCGAGTTCGAGAGTCGGCCGCCCGTCCGGGTGATCACCCGCGACGAGCACGCCGCCGACGTGTCCTCGGGGTACGCCAACGTCTCGCGGGAGGAACGCCTCCTCGACAACGTCGCCGCCGAGTCGCTGTTTCTCGTGGGCGAGTCGACCGACGTGGCGGCGATCCAGGAGCGTCATTCGACGGGGAACGTCCAGGGGTACTACGCGCCCAGCGACGAGGCGATCACGCTGGTCTCCGAGAACGCGACCCACCCCAAGATCGACGAGATCACGCTCTCCCAGGAGCTGTATCACGCACTCCAGGATCAGCAGTTCGACATTCCACAGCCGGAAAACCGGACGACCGAAGCGGTCAACGCCCGGAACGGCATCGTCGAGGGCGACGGCAACTACGTCGATCACCTCTACGAGCGGCGGTGTACCCAGGACTGGGCCGACACCTGCCTCCAGCCCGACGATCGAGGGTCCAGCGCGAACAGTTCCTCGGAGCCACACATCGGGTTGTTCCAGATCCAGTATATGCCCTACAGCAGTGGCCCGGCGTTCGTCCGCCACCTCCGCGAGACGGAAGGCTGGGACGCCGTCGACGCGGTCTACGACGACCCACCCGACTCGACCGAGCAGATCATCCACCCCGAGGCGTACGGCACCGACGATCCGACCACGGTGACGATCGAAGACCGGAGTAACGACTCCTGGGATCGGCTGAACCGGACGGACGCGCCGAACGACGATTCGTTCGGTGAGGCTGGCTGGTTCGTCGCGATGTGGTATCCGTCCTACGAGACAGACGGCGAACGGAGCGTCATCCCGCGATCCGACCATTTGCGATACAACGACTCGACGGGCCAGGTCGACGCATTGGCCCCCTACGCCTACGATCACCGCTACACTGCGGGGTGGGACGGCGATCGGATGGTCCCCTACGTCACCGACGAGTCGGCCGCGACCAACGAGACGGGCTACGTCGTCGAGACCGTCTGGGACTCTCCTGAAGAGGCCCGGGAGTTTCACGAGGGCTACCGGCAGTTGCTCGGTGTGCGTGACGCGCAGGCCGTCGTAGGCTACGAGAACGTCTATCGGGTCGTCGAGGGCCCGTTCGCGGACGCGTTCGCCGTCGAGCGCGACGGGGCGACCGTGCGGATCGTCAACGCCCCGTCGATCGACGCTCTGGATGCGGTCCACGCCGGATCGGTACGGGAAGTCCCGACCACGGGCACCGCCGAGCGCGGCGACCTCGAACCGATCACCCGGGAGTCGACTGGCTTCGGCCCGGGCCCTGGCCCCGTCCTCGCACTCGTTATCGCGACCGTCACACTGGTCGGCCTGACGTGGTGGCGACGCGCGTAG
- a CDS encoding cysteine hydrolase family protein: MDPDRTALIVVDMQRSFCHPDGSLYAPPSADAIDPCADLVERTRAAGGTVVFTRDVHPPDQFDDAHYYDEFDRWGEHVVEGSADAALVDALDPADADLVVEKHTYDAFYRTQLEGYLDAHGIDDLVICGTLANVCVLHTASSAGLRDFRPILVEDAVGFLDPDDRAYALDHADWLFGEVRTRDEIDFD; the protein is encoded by the coding sequence ATGGACCCCGATCGCACGGCGCTGATCGTCGTCGACATGCAGCGGAGTTTCTGCCATCCCGACGGCAGTCTGTACGCCCCGCCCTCGGCGGACGCCATCGACCCCTGTGCCGACCTCGTCGAGCGCACGCGCGCGGCGGGCGGGACGGTCGTGTTCACCCGGGACGTCCACCCGCCCGACCAGTTCGACGACGCGCATTACTACGACGAGTTCGACCGCTGGGGCGAACACGTCGTCGAAGGGTCGGCCGACGCCGCGCTGGTCGACGCGCTCGATCCCGCGGACGCCGACCTCGTCGTCGAGAAACACACCTACGACGCGTTCTATCGGACGCAACTGGAGGGCTACCTCGACGCCCACGGGATCGACGACCTGGTGATCTGTGGCACGCTCGCGAACGTCTGTGTGTTGCATACGGCGTCGAGTGCGGGCCTGCGGGATTTCCGCCCGATCCTCGTCGAGGACGCGGTCGGCTTTCTCGACCCCGACGATCGAGCGTACGCGCTCGATCACGCCGACTGGCTGTTCGGTGAGGTCCGCACGCGCGACGAGATCGACTTCGACTGA
- a CDS encoding AsnC family transcriptional regulator, translating to MRGLDETDRTILDLLLSDGRRPFSDIADAVDLSGPAVSDRIDRLREMGVIQRFTIDVDRSILDAGTPVQIRISPDPTAMETVASDLADVSAVDHRYRTADGDLIVVAYLQEIDAWAFLDAHTDRSVIDGVEVSVLTDVDSTVALDDATLDISCVECSNSVTSEGERRRIDGRVYHFCCPNCEAAFVERYDRLQEGV from the coding sequence ATGCGTGGACTCGACGAGACGGATCGAACGATTCTGGACCTCCTGCTCTCGGACGGTCGCCGGCCGTTCAGCGACATCGCTGACGCGGTCGACCTCTCCGGTCCGGCAGTCTCCGACCGGATCGACCGGCTTCGAGAGATGGGTGTCATCCAGCGGTTCACGATCGACGTGGATCGATCGATTCTCGACGCGGGGACGCCCGTCCAGATTCGGATCTCGCCCGATCCGACCGCGATGGAGACGGTCGCGAGTGATCTCGCGGACGTGTCGGCCGTCGATCACCGCTACCGGACCGCCGACGGCGATCTGATCGTCGTCGCATACCTCCAGGAGATCGACGCGTGGGCGTTTCTCGACGCCCACACAGACCGCTCGGTGATCGACGGGGTCGAGGTCTCGGTGCTCACCGACGTCGATTCGACGGTGGCCCTCGACGACGCCACCCTCGATATCTCGTGTGTCGAGTGTTCCAACAGCGTCACCAGCGAGGGCGAACGCCGCCGGATCGACGGGCGGGTCTATCACTTCTGCTGTCCGAACTGCGAAGCGGCGTTCGTCGAGCGGTACGACCGTCTCCAGGAGGGAGTGTGA
- a CDS encoding PGF-CTERM sorting domain-containing protein has product MTTSRTGIALVGIVAALLVTSGVAVAAPSISASAGDAAPGETVTVEMTVQEVGVLSVTGIPSDWEIESYDSAGGTPQVGTTDGAQKIGWTWNEDRSADISVTLAVPDDASDASLTIEASNIADETVTESLTVAVEDGSDDSESDGGDGGVGGGENIDIETDDPTTEASDESTAEDTETESEDTGADTDEATTDDAADVNEGGAESSPTEQSDSSPTDAGGPGFSAALALIALVAVAALARRA; this is encoded by the coding sequence ATGACAACATCACGAACTGGGATCGCTCTGGTGGGGATCGTGGCGGCGTTGCTCGTCACGAGTGGGGTCGCCGTCGCGGCCCCGTCGATTTCGGCGTCGGCCGGCGACGCCGCGCCCGGCGAGACGGTCACCGTCGAGATGACGGTCCAGGAGGTGGGAGTCCTGTCAGTGACGGGCATCCCAAGCGACTGGGAGATCGAATCGTACGACAGCGCGGGCGGAACACCGCAGGTCGGGACGACCGACGGCGCACAGAAGATCGGGTGGACGTGGAACGAGGACCGATCTGCCGACATCTCGGTGACGCTCGCCGTGCCCGACGACGCGAGCGACGCCTCGCTGACGATCGAAGCATCGAACATTGCCGACGAGACTGTCACGGAGTCGCTGACGGTGGCCGTCGAGGACGGGAGCGACGACAGCGAGAGCGACGGTGGCGATGGTGGGGTCGGCGGTGGTGAGAACATCGACATCGAGACCGACGACCCGACGACGGAGGCGAGCGACGAGTCGACCGCCGAGGACACCGAAACCGAGTCCGAGGACACCGGGGCTGACACCGACGAGGCGACGACCGACGACGCTGCCGACGTGAACGAAGGCGGCGCGGAGTCGTCCCCGACCGAACAGTCGGACAGTTCACCGACCGACGCCGGCGGGCCAGGCTTTTCGGCCGCGCTGGCGCTGATCGCACTGGTCGCTGTGGCGGCACTCGCCCGGCGTGCGTGA
- a CDS encoding ArsR/SmtB family transcription factor gives MGRLLGITHRTETPPDGPRVLDLDSPDGEAAIDALASETARRLLSELYEQPATPPELRDAVETSLQNVHYHLDQLSEAGLVRDGGVSYSEKGTEMTVYEPAGEALLVVAGERSVRDRIRVLVTRMLGSVAVLTVATLAFAVGIDLFGVGGSADYGDGAPESGGDVGLQAQDTASQAASQTTIDPVLAFALGGLVIVLVVGVVWAVRSADVQIRT, from the coding sequence ATGGGACGGCTGCTGGGGATTACGCACCGAACGGAGACTCCGCCGGACGGACCGCGCGTGCTGGATCTGGACAGCCCGGACGGCGAGGCCGCGATCGACGCGCTCGCCTCCGAGACGGCGCGACGACTCCTCTCGGAGTTGTACGAACAGCCAGCGACGCCGCCGGAACTCCGTGACGCGGTCGAGACCTCCCTGCAGAACGTTCACTACCACCTCGACCAGCTTTCGGAGGCCGGTCTGGTTCGTGACGGCGGCGTGAGCTACTCCGAGAAAGGCACGGAGATGACGGTGTACGAACCGGCGGGCGAGGCCCTGCTCGTCGTCGCGGGCGAACGGTCGGTTCGCGATCGGATACGGGTGCTGGTGACACGGATGCTCGGGAGCGTCGCGGTCCTCACGGTCGCGACGCTCGCGTTCGCCGTCGGGATCGACCTGTTCGGCGTCGGTGGGTCGGCCGACTACGGTGACGGAGCTCCCGAATCGGGCGGCGACGTCGGACTCCAGGCTCAGGACACCGCGAGTCAGGCGGCCAGCCAGACGACGATCGATCCCGTGCTCGCCTTTGCCCTCGGGGGCCTGGTGATCGTCCTCGTCGTCGGTGTGGTCTGGGCCGTCCGGTCCGCGGACGTGCAAATCCGGACATAG